In a single window of the Candidatus Bathyarchaeia archaeon genome:
- a CDS encoding DUF2190 family protein, with protein MANAGDVYTLGIVLDLKAGGAINRGSPVKIGTANGKVISATDGADPIGVALKAASADGDPVPVLISGAVYLTASAAIARGAAVQPAGNGKVKSLSDQAVDEGGTATYTVYYNKKLGKALEAASADGDVILVQLAL; from the coding sequence ATGGCCAATGCAGGAGACGTGTACACGTTAGGCATAGTGTTGGATCTCAAGGCAGGCGGAGCCATAAATAGGGGCAGCCCAGTCAAGATCGGTACAGCAAACGGCAAAGTCATCTCCGCTACAGACGGCGCAGACCCTATAGGTGTAGCTTTGAAGGCTGCTAGCGCCGATGGAGACCCAGTTCCTGTGCTCATCTCTGGCGCAGTATACCTGACAGCCTCGGCAGCCATCGCAAGGGGCGCAGCCGTTCAGCCTGCTGGAAACGGCAAAGTCAAGTCTCTAAGCGACCAAGCAGTCGATGAGGGCGGCACGGCAACTTACACCGTATACTATAACAAGAAGCTAGGTAAAGCGCTTGAAGCAGCCTCAGCAGATGGGGATGTGATCCTTGTGCAGCTAGCTCTCTAG
- a CDS encoding phage major capsid protein: protein MREAIAGVKIWKEDLAVRRLEERLRTPLISGMVIQDAQRVLRERLSTALRDRRLKEVLVSDQSQATAKVLDIVWEAAKPRLIGRELVQIFAKDDPSLNIPKHSTPITAKYPVAEGADVPINIGAFTSVTLTPEKSGVAVPISKEMVEDAAWDVIEFQLAEAGRAMAEVETEKIISQMIADAGNSTPAGTTGTLAYDDLVGVLGMIQADNFLQDYIQTGKGYLVVHPDQYADLLKDDKIRDTHVFGGTVAVAPTGRIETILGLNVRVTTKIPSGTALIVDAEHAGALFIRRDITVENYDDPIKDLAGAVLTARWKYATMQPNAIGKVTNC, encoded by the coding sequence ATGAGAGAAGCGATTGCAGGTGTGAAAATTTGGAAGGAAGACCTTGCAGTTCGACGCCTAGAGGAGAGGCTACGAACTCCGCTCATTTCGGGGATGGTCATTCAAGACGCGCAGAGGGTTCTCCGTGAGAGGTTGAGCACGGCCCTCAGAGATAGGCGATTGAAGGAGGTTCTAGTAAGCGACCAGAGCCAGGCTACTGCGAAGGTGCTTGATATAGTATGGGAGGCAGCGAAACCCCGCCTAATAGGGAGGGAGCTAGTCCAGATATTCGCTAAGGACGACCCCTCACTTAATATCCCAAAGCACTCAACCCCCATAACCGCGAAATACCCTGTTGCAGAGGGTGCAGATGTACCTATCAACATTGGAGCCTTCACATCGGTGACATTGACACCAGAGAAGTCAGGCGTAGCAGTTCCGATCAGTAAAGAGATGGTTGAGGATGCGGCGTGGGATGTTATCGAGTTTCAGTTGGCTGAGGCTGGGCGGGCAATGGCGGAGGTTGAGACTGAGAAGATTATAAGCCAGATGATTGCCGATGCAGGCAATAGTACCCCAGCTGGAACTACAGGCACTCTCGCCTATGATGACCTTGTAGGGGTTCTCGGAATGATTCAAGCGGACAACTTTCTCCAGGACTATATCCAGACTGGTAAGGGCTATCTCGTGGTTCATCCAGATCAATATGCAGACCTACTGAAAGACGATAAGATAAGGGACACCCACGTCTTCGGCGGAACTGTAGCCGTGGCTCCCACGGGACGCATAGAAACTATTCTAGGTCTCAACGTGAGGGTTACCACCAAGATCCCCAGTGGGACAGCCTTAATAGTTGACGCAGAACATGCTGGGGCTCTCTTCATCCGCCGCGACATAACTGTAGAGAACTATGATGACCCCATAAAAGACCTTGCAGGCGCCGTCTTGACAGCTAGGTGGAAGTATGCGACGATGCAGCCAAACGCTATAGGTAAGGTTACAAACTGTTAA